Proteins encoded together in one Triticum dicoccoides isolate Atlit2015 ecotype Zavitan chromosome 7B, WEW_v2.0, whole genome shotgun sequence window:
- the LOC119336520 gene encoding translation initiation factor eIF-2B subunit gamma-like isoform X2, which translates to MDFQVVVLAGGTSEKLSPLVSKDVPKALLPVANRPAISYVLDLLESSDLKDIIVVVEGQEAARLVGAWISSAYLDRLVVEVVAVTEDIGTAGALRAISKRLVANDVLVISGDLVTDVLPGAVAATHRRNGAAVTALLCSVPVSGPSDAASSGGKDKAKKPCRLNIVGLDITRQFLLHVVSGTDVEKDVRVYKRKIRAVGQMEIRSDLMDAHLYAFNRTTLQDVLEQKETYRSIRLEVLPYLVKSQLRSAPSGGEGTIVDETGNVVVPPSSNLQCLSQHRAIAPSAFKQDLLPSSGGGTHRCCVYIASKNKYCHRLNSIQAYCDINRDVIGEASHLSGYSFSSHNNIIHPSCVLGSKTTVGPQCMLAEGSQLGDKCGVKRSVIGRHCRIGSNVKIVNSVVMNHVVIEDGCHIQGSVVCNNVQLQERAVLKDCQVGAGYTVTTGSDHKSESLARK; encoded by the exons ATGGACTTCCAGGTCGTCGTCCTCGCCGGAGGCACCTCCGAGAAGCTCTCGCCCCTCGTCTCCAAG GACGTTCCCAAGGCCCTCCTCCCCGTCGCCAACCGCCCCGCGATCTCCTACGTGCTCGATCTCCTCGAGTCCAGCGACCTCAAGGACATCATCGTG GTGGTGGAGGGGCAAGAGGCGGCCCGCCTCGTCGGCGCGTGGATCTCTAGTGCTTACCTGGACCGCCTCGTCGTGGAG GTAGTTGCAGTTACTGAGGACATTGGAACTGCTGGTGCATTACGAGCTATTTCAAAGAGACTGGTCGCAAATGATGTTTTG GTGATTAGCGGCGACCTAGTAACTGATGTACTTCCTGGGGCTGTTGCTGCTACCCATAGAAGAAATGGTGCAGCTGTTACTGCTTTACTATGTTCTGTTCCTGTTAGTGGTCCTTCAGATGCTGCTTCTTCGGGAGGGAAAGATAAGGCTAAAAAACCATGTCGACTGAACATAGTTGGGCTAGACATAACAAGACAATTCTTGTTGCATGTTGTATCAG GAACTGATGTTGAAAAGGATGTTCGAGTTTATAAGAGAAAAATTCGAGCTGTAGGTCAG ATGGAAATTCGAAGTGACCTGATGGATGCTCATCTTTATGCCTTTAATAG GACAACATTGCAGGATGTACTGGAACAGAAAGAAACATACCGTAGCATCAGACTTGAAGTACTCCCATATTTAGTGAAGAGCCAGTTG AGGTCAGCTCCATCAGGCGGTGAAGGAACAATAGTTGATGAAACTGGGAATGTTGTAGTTCCGCCCAGCAGCAATTTACAGTGCTTGTCACAACATCGCGCAATTGCACCATCTGCTTTCAAGCAAGATTTATTACCAAGTTCAGGCGGCGGAACACATAGGTGCTGTGTTTATATTGCTAGTAAAAACAAGTACTGTCACCGTTTGAACTCCATTCAGGCGTACTGTGATATCAATCGAGAT GTTATAGGGGAAGCTAGTCACCTATCTGGTTATTCCTTCTCTTCACATAATAACATCATCCACCCATCGTGTGTGCTTGGATCGAAGACTACA GTCGGGCCACAGTGCATGCTTGCTGAGGGTTCACAGTTAGGTGACAAATGTGGTGTCAAGCGATCTGTGATTGGCCGTCATTGTCGTATCGGTTCGAATGTGAAG ATTGTCAACTCTGTTGTCATGAACCATGTGGTTATTGAAGATGGCTGTCACATCCAAGGTTCTGTTGTATGTAATAATGTGCAACTTCAAGAGCGTGCCGTTCTGAAAGATTGCCAG GTTGGAGCTGGTTATACTGTGACTACTGGTAGTGATCACAAGTCAGAATCCCTGGCGAGAAAGTAG
- the LOC119336520 gene encoding translation initiation factor eIF-2B subunit gamma-like isoform X1 has translation MDFQVVVLAGGTSEKLSPLVSKDVPKALLPVANRPAISYVLDLLESSDLKDIIVVSKRPSSSISALPPLRSWALPLANAPVRLLQVVEGQEAARLVGAWISSAYLDRLVVEVVAVTEDIGTAGALRAISKRLVANDVLVISGDLVTDVLPGAVAATHRRNGAAVTALLCSVPVSGPSDAASSGGKDKAKKPCRLNIVGLDITRQFLLHVVSGTDVEKDVRVYKRKIRAVGQMEIRSDLMDAHLYAFNRTTLQDVLEQKETYRSIRLEVLPYLVKSQLRSAPSGGEGTIVDETGNVVVPPSSNLQCLSQHRAIAPSAFKQDLLPSSGGGTHRCCVYIASKNKYCHRLNSIQAYCDINRDVIGEASHLSGYSFSSHNNIIHPSCVLGSKTTVGPQCMLAEGSQLGDKCGVKRSVIGRHCRIGSNVKIVNSVVMNHVVIEDGCHIQGSVVCNNVQLQERAVLKDCQVGAGYTVTTGSDHKSESLARK, from the exons ATGGACTTCCAGGTCGTCGTCCTCGCCGGAGGCACCTCCGAGAAGCTCTCGCCCCTCGTCTCCAAG GACGTTCCCAAGGCCCTCCTCCCCGTCGCCAACCGCCCCGCGATCTCCTACGTGCTCGATCTCCTCGAGTCCAGCGACCTCAAGGACATCATCGTGGTTAGCAAGCGACCGAGCTCTTCTATTTCTGCTCTGCCTCCGCTCCGTAGCTGGGCGCTACCATTGGCTAATGCGCCTGTGCGTTTGCTGCAGGTGGTGGAGGGGCAAGAGGCGGCCCGCCTCGTCGGCGCGTGGATCTCTAGTGCTTACCTGGACCGCCTCGTCGTGGAG GTAGTTGCAGTTACTGAGGACATTGGAACTGCTGGTGCATTACGAGCTATTTCAAAGAGACTGGTCGCAAATGATGTTTTG GTGATTAGCGGCGACCTAGTAACTGATGTACTTCCTGGGGCTGTTGCTGCTACCCATAGAAGAAATGGTGCAGCTGTTACTGCTTTACTATGTTCTGTTCCTGTTAGTGGTCCTTCAGATGCTGCTTCTTCGGGAGGGAAAGATAAGGCTAAAAAACCATGTCGACTGAACATAGTTGGGCTAGACATAACAAGACAATTCTTGTTGCATGTTGTATCAG GAACTGATGTTGAAAAGGATGTTCGAGTTTATAAGAGAAAAATTCGAGCTGTAGGTCAG ATGGAAATTCGAAGTGACCTGATGGATGCTCATCTTTATGCCTTTAATAG GACAACATTGCAGGATGTACTGGAACAGAAAGAAACATACCGTAGCATCAGACTTGAAGTACTCCCATATTTAGTGAAGAGCCAGTTG AGGTCAGCTCCATCAGGCGGTGAAGGAACAATAGTTGATGAAACTGGGAATGTTGTAGTTCCGCCCAGCAGCAATTTACAGTGCTTGTCACAACATCGCGCAATTGCACCATCTGCTTTCAAGCAAGATTTATTACCAAGTTCAGGCGGCGGAACACATAGGTGCTGTGTTTATATTGCTAGTAAAAACAAGTACTGTCACCGTTTGAACTCCATTCAGGCGTACTGTGATATCAATCGAGAT GTTATAGGGGAAGCTAGTCACCTATCTGGTTATTCCTTCTCTTCACATAATAACATCATCCACCCATCGTGTGTGCTTGGATCGAAGACTACA GTCGGGCCACAGTGCATGCTTGCTGAGGGTTCACAGTTAGGTGACAAATGTGGTGTCAAGCGATCTGTGATTGGCCGTCATTGTCGTATCGGTTCGAATGTGAAG ATTGTCAACTCTGTTGTCATGAACCATGTGGTTATTGAAGATGGCTGTCACATCCAAGGTTCTGTTGTATGTAATAATGTGCAACTTCAAGAGCGTGCCGTTCTGAAAGATTGCCAG GTTGGAGCTGGTTATACTGTGACTACTGGTAGTGATCACAAGTCAGAATCCCTGGCGAGAAAGTAG